DNA from Plectropomus leopardus isolate mb chromosome 11, YSFRI_Pleo_2.0, whole genome shotgun sequence:
GTTAGCCTGATGCTAGCTGGTCTTGCGTCAACACCGAGTCCTGGTAAATCCCTCAGCCCATGGTGTTACGAGTCTGTCGGCCTTGTTTCATCCATGCAGTGTCCAGTGTCAGTGTGAGACATGCAGGACAGGTATAACGAGATCGGCTTCGTCCAGCAGATACTCGGGTTGAATTTAGTGCCGAGGAAAAATGGCACGTACCGAGGAAACGACACACATCTCTCAGCGACTTCTCAGGTGAGCTAATGTTTGGTAGCCTGTTAGCTACACGAGCTGAGTATCAGCTGCTATACAGGATGATGACTAACACACAGAGTCccgtatttttcttttaatgaacAGTGGAAACGTTAAAACACGCGTAATACTTGTGAAAATGTTTCGCTAAAGGTTAacgttagtttttttttttttacattgtcgAGTTAAAGCTAGCTAACTTCCTGCTTCATCTCAGCGGCTGTTGTAGCTAACGATCGTTAACAAAACTTGTAATTTACGACCCcaaaccatttaaaaatgtgtgtttcagATTATCTTTGCTGTGAAATTGCattgtttttagctattttagctatgtatgttttttgtatgtatgtattttctgTTCACAGTAGGAACATCAAATAGTTTTTATTGACTCTGAAGTCAAGATAGAGTAAAATTTGATCTCAGTTGcgttgtatttgtgtttgtgtatcagACTGACATCAATTTACAACAGAGATATTAAATTTAGTTTGCTCAggggccacacacacaccccgtaCATTTTACTcagattataggacatttctaggatttttgggtaattacaggattttaggacatttcttaaaatttcagacatttattggattgtaggatttttctatgattttaggtcataagtaggattttaggatgtttcttgaatttttagggcatttctaggatttcaggacattactTAAACTTTTGGACATTTATTGGACTTGAgcacattagggtcttagcttgGACCTCCttctgagactttttttttgataaacaagctctattttgatgctttttttatgcactctggcactgtATGTATACTAAGTgtacaaaacaattcccagtatgaatcactttattttattatgaattagaaaatgattgggggGCCACACAGATTTGGCCCTTgagctgtaagttgagtatcactgctttacaGGATTGTGGGTTATGTAAGATGCAGTGTCACTTTGGACATAACAGCATTAACGTAATAGCATGTAACACAATATCCTGCTTGTTCAGTGTACTGCAGCTTTGTCGAGGGCTGATCAGCCAAGTTTAAAGTATGTACTTATTCTGCCAGAGATGTGGTTATTACTGtaattaaattgtattaatgATGTTCTACATTTTACTCTGAGACCGGATATATCTCAGTATTTGATTCTGTTTAATGTAGTGTTGTGATTTAAAATATCTCAACCTGTACCTCTCCCTGttgttaaccttttgaaacctgagcaaattggtttgattcctttcaaaaacatggaaagaaggcaatgaacaacttattACTTACTTCTCGTTATTAACTTCCTGTAGGACgcaaactgaaaaaagcagaCTATTCAAATACACAGCAACATTGATTGGATGATTTTAGTCTAATACACCTAAACCGAATGGTATAGATGGCTCAACCAGGTTGATAAAGTTcgacacatttttcattaagataCAGTGACTTAAAAAGTGCTCTACCAAACAACTGAGCACgtctttaaagggttaagcatcTCAGTTTTTCAGCCTTTCATTTGCAGAACTTCACTATGGAGCAGATAACGGATGGAGAGCCAGAGAGCTCGAATCACATTAATGAATAATTGAATGATCTAATTGAATTTTCCTAGTGCTCTGTGGATCTGTGGATCTGTGCACAATGTGCTCGGTGATTGGCATGAAGTGATGTGTGGCtgcatgactgtgtgtttgtccagAGATGTGGTACGGAGTGTTTCTGTGGGCGGCGGTCTCCTCGCTGGTCTTCCACCTGCCTGCAGCCCTGCTCTCCCTTGCCACGCTGCGCCAGCACAAGATGGCCCGATTCATGCCCATCGCCATCCTCCTCATGGGCATCGTGGGGCCAGTTTGTGGGGGAGTCCTCACCAGTAAGTTTGCTACATATCTACCTGTCTGTATGGCAGATTGTTCACAGTCTGCTCACGAAGGTACTGTAGTGTGACGGAGAGGAGTTTGTTCCCTCAAAAATCATCTTTGATGAGTTTGAATCTTCACTTGCATGTCTGAATGCAATGCTCGCACAGGTTTGCACCATGCACTATTTGTCATACAGTTTGCATTGCTACTGTGACCGCAGTTTTGTCCTCTATatgaattgttttatttttctttctttttattccctttttctgtctctattgtctgttacctgccgagggactacagatgtaaattagcagtcctgctaactccagcatatttacatttatattttatactgatgtacattaatatgctgtgtcccttttaaatacACGTTGAACtaattaagttaaattagaGTCAAAGGGCCTTTCTCGAACAACCCCCCTATACCTTGTCTCTACCCACTTCCACTGTTTTCATGTTCATGTGGAGCGTCCACCACATTAAGTGCTGCCCCAAACCACTTAGTGAGGAGTGTTAGTGTCTTAATAAACGCTCCAACAGCAAGCCTGCACCATGAGGTCAAACTAAACAATATATCTGCctaataatgtgttttcttctttctttttaaggTGCAGCCATAGCAGGTGTGTACAAGGCAGCAGGGAAGAAGATGATCTCTCTGGAGGCTCTCGTGTTCGGTGTAGGACAGTCATTTTGCGTCGTCGTCATCTCCTTCCTCAGGGTACTTGCTACCCTTTAGCAGTGCTGAGGGCCGTCTGGCGCTGCCGGGTGAGTCTGACACCAGTCGCACCTTCTCTTGACGGGACCTGAATTTGACACGGTATGGGACAAAATCCCTGACAAATCATGGAACACATGTACTCCAGTCAGGCCCGGGACATGATGTCATTTCCTACTGATGGACCAAGACCGGAGCAGATTTGATTAAGCGGTCAGAGACGGAGCAGCGTGTTCTGCAGCATTAAGCCTTCTGACTTGCTTGCCGTGTGTATGATGTCCTTTGTAAGACAACACGATGCTGCATTCACATCACGGGACAACCACACACTACACACAGTACAAGCTGAACACTTCAGTGAAGTCTGGAGTGCAGTGAGGATGCAGTATAGAGTGCCCcagtgatgatgtttttctgtaggccgacGCAGAAGCTAacattgccctggttccctcatcaaaaagcctgtgtgatttttccattggattttgggtcattgcagaaaataagctctgtgataAACAAATGTTAATGATACTAAAAGGTTTTATTAAGCAAGATAACC
Protein-coding regions in this window:
- the tmem170a gene encoding transmembrane protein 170A is translated as MQDRYNEIGFVQQILGLNLVPRKNGTYRGNDTHLSATSQMWYGVFLWAAVSSLVFHLPAALLSLATLRQHKMARFMPIAILLMGIVGPVCGGVLTSAAIAGVYKAAGKKMISLEALVFGVGQSFCVVVISFLRVLATL